The following proteins are encoded in a genomic region of Nonomuraea muscovyensis:
- a CDS encoding cytochrome P450 yields MRAKLLPKFDALDPEVLDDPYPTYARLRAEGPLCRVSPASFGVTRLEHVAPLLRDRRLGNDFPEDNPAFAVAEGAAGRVFRRILPTQDVEEHSRLHRLMVAAFSPRTARGHTDRIRAVVDECLAPALDTGRLDVPGELAFPVAVTVVCELMGLPADARGEIWARAGALAKAFTPFLPEPDRPAADEALAWLRGYVTDVLHERRRRPAGDLVSRMLGELSDDEIVDNLAFLCFTGFETTMNMVSTGCLALARFPGEFARLRADRSLVRTAVEEFVRLDAPIQYTARVTREPVTIGDKTIKEGRSVLLMLGCANHDERAFADPGRLDVGRDPNPHVGFGGGVRGCLGAALARVEGAVVFDALLDRVRALELAGRPVRQPSALFRSYASIPLVVTPS; encoded by the coding sequence ATGCGTGCCAAGCTGCTGCCCAAGTTCGACGCCCTCGACCCGGAGGTCCTCGACGATCCCTACCCGACCTACGCGCGGCTGCGCGCCGAGGGGCCGCTGTGCCGGGTCTCGCCGGCCAGCTTCGGCGTGACCCGGCTGGAGCACGTGGCCCCGCTGCTGAGAGACCGGCGGCTCGGCAACGACTTCCCCGAGGACAATCCGGCCTTCGCGGTGGCGGAGGGGGCGGCGGGTCGGGTCTTCCGTCGCATCCTGCCGACGCAGGACGTCGAGGAGCACTCGCGCCTGCACCGGCTGATGGTGGCCGCCTTCAGCCCGCGTACGGCCCGCGGTCACACCGACCGCATCCGCGCCGTCGTCGACGAGTGCCTGGCGCCTGCGCTGGACACGGGCCGCCTCGACGTGCCGGGCGAGCTGGCCTTCCCCGTGGCCGTGACGGTGGTGTGCGAGCTGATGGGGCTGCCCGCCGACGCGCGAGGGGAGATCTGGGCCCGCGCCGGGGCGCTGGCCAAGGCGTTCACGCCGTTCCTGCCCGAGCCGGACCGTCCGGCCGCCGACGAGGCGCTGGCCTGGCTGCGCGGCTACGTCACCGACGTGCTCCACGAGCGCAGGCGCCGTCCCGCCGGTGACCTCGTCTCCCGTATGCTGGGCGAGCTGTCGGACGACGAGATCGTCGACAACCTCGCCTTCCTCTGCTTCACCGGTTTCGAGACCACCATGAACATGGTGTCGACCGGATGCCTGGCCCTGGCCCGGTTCCCCGGGGAGTTCGCCAGGTTACGCGCGGACCGGTCGCTGGTCAGGACGGCGGTGGAGGAGTTCGTCCGGCTGGACGCGCCCATCCAGTACACGGCCAGGGTCACTCGCGAGCCCGTCACGATCGGTGACAAGACCATCAAGGAGGGACGGTCGGTGCTGCTCATGCTCGGCTGCGCCAACCACGACGAGCGGGCCTTCGCCGACCCGGGCAGGCTGGACGTGGGCCGCGACCCCAACCCGCACGTGGGGTTCGGCGGGGGGGTGCGCGGATGTCTCGGCGCCGCGCTGGCCAGGGTCGAGGGTGCCGTCGTGTTCGACGCGCTGCTCGACCGCGTACGCGCCCTGGAGCTCGCCGGGCGGCCCGTGCGCCAGCCCAGTGCCCTGTTCCGCAGCTACGCGAGCATCCCGCTGGTGGTCACGCCTTCGTGA